AATCGGCTCGTTTTTCCCAACTACGAAACGTTCGTCCGGGCAAGGCCGACAGTAATTGATCGTTGAGCGTATCGAAGAACGATTCGACGGTCCCTTTCAAATGGGGCGTCCGGGGCGGCATGAAGTCGAGCTCCAGGCCGAGTTGAAACGCCGCCTGCTCCAGATCGTTACTGGTGAAATCCGACCCCCGATCGCAGATCAGTTTTTCGGGAACGCCGTAACAGGGCCAATCGTGCACGATCTGCGGATACTTGGTGCGCAGATAGGTCTTGGGCAGGATCGCTTGTCGCAGTGCTTCCATGATCACGGCGTACGACGGCGGTTCGAAGCCGATACAGAATCCGACGATCAGGCGGCTGTAGTAATCGATCAACACGGTCAGCCAGGGTTGGCCGATCGGACCGGCTTGAGTTCCCACGACGACCTTGAGCGGCGAGTGATCGATCTCTACCCGTTCGAGAACGCGCGTCGCCAACTGTTGGCGCGTCGTCGCTTGATGCCGTTGGTCGGCGATTCGATGGCCCCAACGGGCCCGGTCGATTTCATAAGGATCGAGTTGGTTCACCCGCCGAGCGATAGTCCGAGCCAGCGAACCTTGCTTCGGCACGGGGAGCGCCTGGGCGGCGCTCGTTCGGGAATTGTGCCGCTGCAGATCTTCCAAGACCCGCCGTACGACGGCCGACATCGGCCGCCGAGCGGTGGTAAGATACACTTCTCGGATCGCCCGATCGACCAGTTCGCGCAGCAATGGAAATCGTCGCAGCCATCCCTGACTGCGGGATTTTCCGCGGCCGCCGCAATTTCGAAAGCGGGCCGATAAATTCAGCCGATCATAGCCCGCCCGCTTCCAGCGGGTGAACCACCGCCGCAAAGTCCTCGCCGAGCAACACTTGCCTGCGGTCGTCAATTCGGCTTGTCGAGCTAAAAAATCACTTTCGGTTGGCGGCCGATCGAGTTTTGTGAGCGGCTCGATTGCCAGCCAGCGGTCAGCCACTTTCTTGAATTCAGCATGCGCGATCACGACCATCGTTGCCGGTCGGTCGGTTGATGCGGCGGTCTCCGACTCCGGCGTGTTGGGGACGAAACGCAACCGGCCCCGTGCGTACTGGTCCAATAATTCTTGTTCCGAGAACGAGCGTTCGAGGCGATACTTCAAGTCTTCGGCAATGAATTCGTGGGGGCCGAGTTGGCGGACGATCCGGAAGGACCGACCGTCGAGGAGCCACTCGGTACCCACACCGAGTCGAATGGATCCCATGCAATGGTTCCTCCGGGGTAAAGAAGCGTGGCGTCCGTGATCGGTGCGCCACGCGGATCGATGTCGAGTTGCCCCGTAGCCGCCAAGTGCAGGAGCCAGGTTTTTGCGATGGCGATCGGGGCATGTGCAGAGAGCTTCTGCGCCATGTCCAGCCAACGTCGG
Above is a window of Anatilimnocola aggregata DNA encoding:
- a CDS encoding Mu transposase C-terminal domain-containing protein encodes the protein MGSIRLGVGTEWLLDGRSFRIVRQLGPHEFIAEDLKYRLERSFSEQELLDQYARGRLRFVPNTPESETAASTDRPATMVVIAHAEFKKVADRWLAIEPLTKLDRPPTESDFLARQAELTTAGKCCSARTLRRWFTRWKRAGYDRLNLSARFRNCGGRGKSRSQGWLRRFPLLRELVDRAIREVYLTTARRPMSAVVRRVLEDLQRHNSRTSAAQALPVPKQGSLARTIARRVNQLDPYEIDRARWGHRIADQRHQATTRQQLATRVLERVEIDHSPLKVVVGTQAGPIGQPWLTVLIDYYSRLIVGFCIGFEPPSYAVIMEALRQAILPKTYLRTKYPQIVHDWPCYGVPEKLICDRGSDFTSNDLEQAAFQLGLELDFMPPRTPHLKGTVESFFDTLNDQLLSALPGRTFRSWEKRADYQPDDGPLLPYEALVEIIHRHLIDVYAQEKHPTAAKTRLEMWQESVAEFPPALPSSPDDLVVLLSKTVERTLSVRGIELNGMFYAGDELFALRAELAANNLPADKLTVRYNPWDLGAIWVLNPVNRHYLPAVAVDAAMQGLTEYQWRVLRRVVRERFDDPDRLLSLAAARNAIRDVVDAAVTKPSRRRRTRAARFAGAYQNGPEQPADNPPESAADHTVSSIPEEPQVTAEETIEINLAELNVDDWDVAG